A single window of Debaryomyces hansenii CBS767 chromosome F complete sequence DNA harbors:
- a CDS encoding DEHA2F11352p (similar to uniprot|P38152 Saccharomyces cerevisiae YBR291C CTP1 Mitochondrial inner membrane citrate transporter member of the mitochondrial carrier family) produces MSKSNDQVKIDPFKSFIAGGTAGAIEGVVTYPFEFAKTRLQLVDKSSKASRNPLVLIYNVAKTQGVSSLYVGCPAFVVGNTVKASVRFLGFDSIKALLVDTDGKLSGPRGVLAGLGAGLLESVIAVTPFEAIKTALIDDKQTAKPKYQNGLISGSVKLCRDMGFRGIYAGIVPVSLRQASNQAVRLGSYNSIKTMIQQASGTNPNEPLSSVSTFLVGAFAGITTVYTTMPIDTVKTRMQALGADKLYTSTLNCFVKIFKEEGLLTFWRGATPRLGRLVLSGGIVFTIYEKMLVIMN; encoded by the coding sequence GTAGTTACATATCCTTTTGAATTTGCTAAGACAAGATTACAATTAGTTGATAAATCATCCAAAGCGTCAAGGAATCCATTAGTTCTCATCTACAACGTAGCTAAAACTCAAGGTGTATCTTCTTTATACGTTGGATGTCCGGCCTTTGTTGTTGGTAACACCGTCAAAGCTTCTGTTAGATTCTTAGGTTTTGACTCGATTAAGGCTTTATTAGTCGATACAGATGGTAAATTATCAGGACCAAGAGGTGTCTTAGCTGGGCTAGGTGCTGGTTTACTTGAGTCCGTAATAGCAGTCACTCCATTTGAGGCTATTAAAACTGCATTAATCGACGACAAACAAACAGCGAAaccaaaatatcaaaatggTTTGATTTCAGGATCTGTTAAGTTGTGTAGAGATATGGGATTCAGGGGTATTTATGCTGGTATTGTGCCAGTTTCGTTGAGACAAGCTTCCAACCAAGCCGTTAGATTGGGTTCTTATAATTCGATTAAGACGATGATCCAACAAGCTTCTGGTACTAATCCTAATGAGCCATTAAGTTCTGTTTCAACGTTTTTGGTAGGTGCTTTTGCCGGTATTACTACTGTCTATACCACAATGCCTATTGATACAGTCAAAACAAGAATGCAAGCTTTAGGAGCggataaattatatacttCTACATTGAACTGTTTCGTCAAGATATTTAAAGAGGAAGGGTTATTAACATTTTGGAGAGGTGCAACCCCAAGGTTAGGTAGATTGGTATTGAGTGGAGGGATTGTTTTCACGATTTACGAAAAAATGTTAGTTATCATGAACTAA